A section of the Saccharopolyspora gregorii genome encodes:
- a CDS encoding ATP-binding cassette domain-containing protein codes for MEIVADAVEVTGAHSTLLAPTSLHVNSGDLLVVTGEPHSGHTALALALSGRLKPSRGRVLVDGADDPRALRRRVAIVDGPEITEPEPSVPVSTAVAEGLSIAGRRSGRSAVRTWLAAHDLTEHAGTRVENLPAAERTRLLVDLACAAKTTDALVLDTPDRHGGDPRSWYELAKREARRQRAVVVLCSPHTADRLAVPHARVGADNRAEEGAR; via the coding sequence GTGGAGATCGTCGCTGACGCAGTCGAGGTCACCGGGGCGCACAGCACGCTGCTCGCCCCCACCTCGCTGCACGTGAACAGCGGAGACCTGCTGGTGGTCACCGGAGAACCCCACTCCGGCCACACCGCCCTGGCCCTCGCCCTGTCCGGCCGGCTCAAGCCGAGCCGCGGCCGCGTCCTCGTCGACGGTGCCGACGACCCGAGGGCGCTGCGCCGCCGGGTCGCGATCGTCGACGGACCGGAGATCACCGAGCCCGAACCGAGCGTGCCCGTGAGCACCGCCGTCGCCGAAGGCCTCAGCATCGCGGGCCGCCGCTCCGGCCGGTCCGCCGTCCGGACCTGGCTCGCCGCCCACGACCTCACCGAGCACGCGGGCACCCGGGTGGAGAACCTGCCCGCCGCCGAGCGGACCCGGCTGCTCGTCGACCTGGCGTGCGCGGCGAAGACCACCGACGCGCTGGTCCTCGACACGCCCGACCGGCACGGCGGCGACCCCCGCTCCTGGTACGAGCTGGCGAAGCGGGAGGCCCGCAGGCAGCGCGCGGTCGTCGTGCTCTGCTCCCCGCACACCGCCGACCGGCTCGCCGTCCCCCATGCCCGAGTGGGCGCGGACAACCGCGCCGAAGAAGGTGCCCGATGA
- a CDS encoding GNAT family N-acetyltransferase: MGDAQDLLDRQCARFAALDHRLPGRYLLPKGDPLLARLPDGTAVAGLVAHTRNPPGSAQSLWQATDSFELFPLLGGHPGAGMAALLAEWRSRLAAHGAPAEDSSCVVTWPSRDAEASRALLDHGFVPLSCLAIRPPAPPAALDTKLSGTVKVRRAEPADLDAVVELALAEHAYAALVGASVHRPRTAELKRNAARLRLAAGSGPGGDPVWLAEQDGAPVALAECGWIDPDRHSGGHRLRSGRWAYVNCVSVHERARGGGVGQQLMAEAHAEFARAGVVGSFLHYNPPNPLSSVFWPRQGYRPLWTMWEVRPATALR; the protein is encoded by the coding sequence ATGGGTGACGCGCAGGACCTGCTCGACCGGCAGTGCGCGCGGTTCGCCGCGCTGGACCACCGGCTACCGGGGCGGTACCTGCTGCCGAAGGGCGATCCGCTGCTGGCGCGGCTGCCGGACGGGACGGCGGTCGCCGGGCTGGTCGCGCACACCCGGAACCCGCCGGGGTCGGCGCAGAGCCTGTGGCAGGCCACCGATTCGTTCGAGCTGTTCCCGCTGCTCGGCGGGCACCCGGGCGCGGGGATGGCCGCCCTCCTGGCGGAGTGGCGGAGCCGCTTGGCCGCGCACGGGGCCCCGGCCGAGGACTCGTCGTGCGTGGTGACCTGGCCGAGCCGGGACGCGGAGGCGTCGCGCGCGCTGCTGGACCACGGCTTCGTCCCGCTGTCCTGCCTGGCGATCCGACCGCCCGCCCCGCCTGCCGCACTAGATACGAAACTGTCTGGTACCGTAAAGGTGCGCCGCGCCGAACCGGCCGACCTGGACGCCGTGGTCGAGCTCGCTCTCGCCGAGCACGCCTACGCCGCCCTCGTCGGCGCATCGGTGCACCGCCCCCGGACGGCCGAGCTCAAGCGCAACGCAGCGCGCCTGCGGCTCGCCGCCGGAAGCGGACCCGGAGGCGACCCGGTGTGGCTGGCCGAACAGGACGGCGCACCGGTCGCACTCGCCGAATGCGGCTGGATCGACCCCGACCGCCACTCCGGCGGCCACCGGCTCAGATCCGGCCGGTGGGCCTACGTGAACTGCGTGTCGGTGCACGAACGGGCCCGCGGCGGCGGCGTGGGACAGCAGTTGATGGCCGAAGCGCACGCGGAGTTCGCCCGCGCCGGGGTCGTCGGCAGCTTCCTGCACTACAACCCGCCCAACCCGCTGTCGTCGGTGTTCTGGCCCCGCCAGGGCTACCGGCCGCTGTGGACGATGTGGGAGGTGCGCCCGGCAACGGCGCTGCGCTGA
- a CDS encoding class I SAM-dependent methyltransferase: MPHDDSATPEISLDPATEDQPDGGSAHASAELALGTAGVSKRTADAAESRRASRLWWDADADDYQAEHGEFLGTSDFVWCPERVREADARLLGDVAGERVLEVGAGSAPCSRWLAAQGAHPVALDISAGMLRHARRGAADSGIEVPLVQASADALPFAADSFDLACSAFGGVPFVADVGAVFREVARVVRPGGRWVFAVTHPMRWIFPDDPGPGGLTVAQSYFDRTPYVEIDGDGRATYVEHHRTLGDYVRELNAAGLRLLDVVEPEWPAGATHTWGQWSSLRGKLFPGTSIFCCELA; encoded by the coding sequence ATGCCGCACGACGATTCGGCCACCCCCGAAATTTCACTCGATCCGGCGACGGAAGACCAGCCGGACGGCGGTTCCGCGCACGCCTCCGCGGAGCTGGCGCTGGGCACCGCGGGTGTGAGCAAGCGCACTGCCGACGCGGCCGAGTCCCGGCGGGCGAGCCGGCTGTGGTGGGACGCGGACGCCGACGACTACCAGGCCGAGCACGGCGAGTTCCTGGGCACCAGCGACTTCGTGTGGTGCCCCGAGCGGGTCCGGGAGGCCGACGCCCGGCTGCTCGGCGACGTCGCGGGCGAGCGGGTGCTGGAGGTCGGGGCGGGTTCCGCCCCCTGCTCGCGCTGGCTGGCCGCGCAGGGCGCGCACCCGGTGGCGCTGGACATCTCCGCCGGGATGCTGCGGCACGCGCGGCGCGGCGCCGCCGACAGCGGCATCGAGGTGCCCCTCGTCCAGGCCAGCGCCGACGCGCTGCCCTTCGCCGCGGACAGCTTCGACCTGGCCTGCTCGGCGTTCGGCGGCGTGCCGTTCGTCGCCGACGTCGGCGCGGTCTTCCGCGAGGTCGCGCGCGTGGTGCGCCCGGGCGGGCGCTGGGTGTTCGCGGTGACGCACCCGATGCGCTGGATCTTCCCGGACGATCCGGGGCCGGGCGGGCTCACCGTCGCGCAGTCCTACTTCGACCGGACGCCCTACGTGGAGATCGACGGGGACGGGCGCGCCACGTACGTGGAGCACCACCGGACGCTCGGCGACTACGTGCGGGAGCTGAACGCGGCGGGCCTGCGGCTGCTCGACGTCGTGGAGCCGGAGTGGCCCGCCGGCGCCACGCACACCTGGGGGCAGTGGAGCAGCCTGCGCGGGAAGCTCTTCCCCGGTACGTCGATCTTCTGCTGCGAACTGGCCTGA
- a CDS encoding DUF402 domain-containing protein: MTTQREIAERLGLPVHPPKVELFDVEAGTNTDPKSIVRDVDEYRLEPFGLYLRRGMPAHPKLRALQSWLLPEHDLRITRWEHHPGRADGWDYYVDVARIEPGPRWWRSEDHYLDLLVADGREAQLIDVDEFLLAVRSELLDERTAERAMRAACTALEGLARHGNRLDDWMRELGIELSWSGQSTHDPVARPSLVPPNR; encoded by the coding sequence GTGACCACGCAACGCGAGATCGCAGAGCGCCTCGGACTGCCCGTGCACCCGCCGAAGGTCGAACTGTTCGACGTCGAAGCGGGGACCAACACCGATCCCAAGAGCATCGTCCGGGACGTAGACGAATACCGGCTCGAACCGTTCGGCCTCTACCTCCGCCGCGGAATGCCCGCCCACCCGAAACTGCGGGCGCTGCAATCCTGGTTGCTGCCCGAGCACGACCTCCGCATCACCCGCTGGGAACACCACCCGGGCCGCGCGGACGGCTGGGACTACTACGTGGACGTCGCCCGCATCGAACCCGGACCGCGGTGGTGGCGCTCCGAGGACCACTACCTCGACCTGCTCGTCGCCGACGGCCGCGAAGCGCAGTTGATCGACGTCGACGAGTTCCTGCTGGCCGTGCGGTCGGAACTGCTCGACGAGCGGACCGCGGAACGAGCCATGCGCGCCGCCTGCACCGCGTTGGAAGGGCTCGCCAGGCACGGGAACCGGCTGGACGACTGGATGCGGGAACTCGGCATCGAGCTGTCCTGGTCCGGGCAATCCACCCACGATCCCGTGGCCCGGCCATCGCTCGTACCGCCGAATCGGTGA
- a CDS encoding VOC family protein, protein MINIDRVDHLVLTVADVDRAAEFYERILGMRTVTFPGDRRAVSFGQQTIKLHAASELVEPTATHPVPGSANLCFVTEQPISEVQEHLRANDVRIEEGPVGRTGTSGPITSLYLRDPDGNLIEIARYDEEAEAASGAE, encoded by the coding sequence TGGACCACTTGGTGCTCACCGTGGCCGATGTCGATCGGGCGGCAGAGTTCTACGAGCGCATCCTCGGGATGCGCACGGTGACCTTCCCCGGTGACCGGCGTGCGGTGAGCTTCGGTCAGCAGACCATCAAGCTGCACGCCGCCAGCGAGCTGGTCGAGCCCACCGCGACGCACCCGGTGCCCGGCTCGGCCAACCTCTGCTTCGTCACCGAGCAGCCCATCAGCGAAGTGCAGGAGCACCTGCGGGCCAACGACGTGCGCATCGAGGAGGGCCCGGTCGGGCGCACCGGAACATCCGGCCCGATCACCTCGCTGTACCTGCGCGACCCCGACGGCAACCTGATCGAGATCGCCCGGTACGACGAAGAAGCCGAGGCCGCTTCCGGCGCGGAGTGA
- the rpsA gene encoding 30S ribosomal protein S1, translating to MSTDTTTVPTTAATKPQVAVNDVGTEEDFLAAVDLTIKYFNDGDIVEGTIVKVDRDEVLLDIGYKTEGVIPSRELSIKHDVDPAEVVTVGDFVEALVLQKEDKEGRLILSKKRAQYERAWGTIEELKDKDEPVKGTVIEVVKGGLILDIGLRGFLPASLVEMRRVRDLQPYVGRELEAKIIELDKNRNNVVLSRRAWLEQTQSEVRSEFLNQLQNGQVRKGVVSSIVNFGAFVDLGGVDGLVHVSELSWKHIDHPSEVVEVGQEVTVEVLNVEMDRERVSLSLKATQEDPWRQFARTHAIGQIVPGKVTKLVPFGAFVRVDEGIEGLVHISELAERHVEIPEQVVQVGDDVMIKVIDIDLERRRISLSLKQANEGFTPDSEFDPTQYGMAAEYDNNGDYIYPEGFDPETQEWQEGYETQREEWERQYADALSRYEQHMKQVAKAAEADAEAAAAGASGAGSEQGGGNYSSSGSSEQQDDAGSLASDAQLAALREKLSGGA from the coding sequence ATGTCCACCGACACCACCACCGTTCCGACCACCGCCGCCACCAAGCCGCAGGTCGCGGTCAACGACGTCGGGACGGAGGAGGACTTCCTCGCCGCCGTCGACCTAACCATCAAGTACTTCAACGACGGCGACATCGTTGAGGGCACCATCGTCAAGGTCGACCGCGACGAGGTGCTGCTTGACATCGGTTACAAGACCGAGGGCGTCATCCCGTCCCGGGAGCTGTCCATCAAGCACGATGTCGACCCGGCTGAGGTCGTCACCGTCGGCGACTTCGTCGAGGCCCTGGTCCTCCAGAAGGAGGACAAGGAAGGCCGGCTGATCCTGTCCAAGAAGCGCGCCCAGTACGAGCGCGCCTGGGGCACCATCGAGGAGCTCAAGGACAAGGACGAGCCCGTCAAGGGCACCGTCATCGAGGTCGTCAAGGGCGGCCTCATCCTCGACATCGGCCTGCGCGGCTTCCTGCCCGCGTCGCTGGTCGAGATGCGCCGCGTCCGCGACCTGCAGCCCTACGTCGGCCGCGAGCTCGAGGCGAAGATCATCGAGCTGGACAAGAACCGCAACAACGTGGTCCTGTCCCGCCGCGCCTGGCTGGAGCAGACCCAGTCCGAGGTCCGCAGCGAGTTCCTCAACCAGCTGCAGAACGGCCAGGTCCGCAAGGGCGTCGTCTCCTCGATCGTCAACTTCGGTGCGTTCGTGGACCTCGGTGGCGTCGACGGCCTGGTGCACGTCTCCGAGCTGTCCTGGAAGCACATCGACCACCCGAGCGAGGTCGTCGAGGTCGGCCAGGAGGTCACGGTCGAGGTCCTCAACGTCGAGATGGACCGCGAGCGCGTCTCGCTGTCGCTGAAGGCGACGCAGGAAGACCCGTGGCGCCAGTTCGCCCGCACCCACGCGATCGGCCAGATCGTGCCGGGCAAGGTCACCAAGCTGGTGCCGTTCGGTGCGTTCGTCCGGGTCGACGAGGGCATCGAGGGCCTGGTGCACATCTCCGAGCTGGCCGAGCGCCACGTGGAGATCCCGGAGCAGGTCGTCCAGGTCGGCGACGACGTGATGATCAAGGTCATCGACATCGACCTCGAGCGTCGCCGGATCTCGCTGTCGCTGAAGCAGGCCAACGAGGGCTTCACGCCGGACTCCGAGTTCGACCCCACCCAGTACGGGATGGCCGCCGAGTACGACAACAACGGCGACTACATCTACCCGGAGGGCTTCGACCCGGAGACCCAGGAGTGGCAGGAAGGCTACGAGACCCAGCGCGAGGAGTGGGAGCGCCAGTACGCCGACGCGCTGTCCCGCTACGAGCAGCACATGAAGCAGGTCGCGAAGGCCGCCGAGGCCGACGCCGAGGCCGCTGCCGCGGGTGCTTCCGGTGCGGGTTCCGAGCAGGGCGGCGGGAACTACTCGTCCTCCGGCTCGTCCGAGCAGCAGGACGACGCGGGCTCCCTGGCCAGCGACGCCCAGCTGGCCGCGCTGCGGGAGAAGCTCTCCGGCGGTGCGTGA
- the coaE gene encoding dephospho-CoA kinase yields the protein MLRVGLSGGIGSGKSTVAARLVELGAVLIDADRLAREVVEPGSPGLAELVERFGPQIRTADGALDRPALARVAFADEQARADLNAITHPKIGELTAQRMAQAPADAVVVHDVPLLVENDYAANYHLVIIVDAPEEERVRRLTGRGLDAADARARIRAQATDEQRREAADVWLDNTGPVEDLIAEVDRLWFDRLVPYERGVRERQRPPRKPPVLAEPDPEWPRTARRLGARVLRAAGAAGLRIDHVGSTSVPGFPAKDVIDLQLSVRSLAEADAIAEALADAGFPADDGIQRDNPHPFDPEPEHWLKRYHNSADPGRPVNLHVRVHGGPGWRVALLLRDWLRAEPEARADYLAVKRELAARHDTPEAYAAAKEPWFPAALPKAQEWADRTNWTPPQD from the coding sequence ATGTTGCGCGTGGGCCTCAGCGGCGGGATCGGGTCGGGCAAGTCGACGGTGGCGGCGCGGCTCGTGGAGCTGGGCGCGGTGCTGATCGACGCGGACCGGCTGGCCCGCGAGGTCGTCGAACCGGGCAGCCCGGGGCTGGCGGAACTGGTCGAGCGGTTCGGGCCGCAGATCCGCACCGCGGACGGCGCGCTGGACCGCCCCGCGCTGGCCCGCGTCGCGTTCGCCGACGAGCAGGCCCGCGCCGACCTCAACGCCATCACCCACCCGAAGATCGGCGAGCTCACCGCGCAGCGCATGGCGCAGGCCCCGGCGGACGCGGTCGTGGTGCACGACGTCCCGCTGCTGGTGGAGAACGACTACGCGGCGAACTACCACCTGGTGATCATCGTGGACGCTCCGGAGGAGGAGCGGGTGCGGCGGCTGACCGGGCGCGGCCTCGACGCGGCGGACGCGCGAGCGCGGATCCGCGCGCAGGCCACCGACGAGCAGCGCCGGGAGGCCGCCGATGTGTGGCTGGACAACACGGGCCCGGTCGAGGACCTGATCGCCGAGGTGGACCGGCTGTGGTTCGACCGGTTGGTGCCCTACGAGCGCGGGGTGCGCGAACGGCAGCGGCCGCCGCGGAAGCCGCCGGTGCTCGCCGAACCCGACCCGGAGTGGCCGCGCACCGCGCGCCGGCTCGGCGCCCGGGTGCTGCGCGCGGCGGGTGCGGCCGGGCTGCGGATCGACCACGTCGGTTCGACCTCGGTGCCCGGGTTCCCGGCGAAGGACGTCATCGACCTGCAGCTGTCGGTGCGGTCGCTGGCCGAGGCCGATGCGATCGCGGAGGCGCTGGCCGACGCCGGTTTCCCGGCCGACGACGGGATCCAGCGGGACAACCCGCACCCCTTCGACCCGGAGCCGGAGCACTGGCTCAAGCGCTACCACAACTCGGCGGACCCGGGACGTCCGGTGAACTTGCACGTGCGGGTGCACGGCGGGCCGGGTTGGCGGGTGGCGCTGCTGCTGCGGGACTGGTTGCGGGCGGAGCCGGAGGCGCGCGCGGACTACCTGGCCGTGAAGCGCGAGCTCGCGGCCCGCCACGACACCCCCGAGGCCTACGCGGCGGCCAAGGAACCGTGGTTCCCCGCAGCACTTCCGAAAGCCCAGGAATGGGCGGACCGAACCAACTGGACCCCACCCCAGGACTGA
- the uvrB gene encoding excinuclease ABC subunit UvrB, producing MAFATEYPTPADTTFRPVSDIPRTGGRFRMVSDYDPSGDQPAAIDDLERRIKASEANVVLLGATGTGKSATTAWLIERLQRPTLVLEPNKTLAAQMANEMREFFPDNAVEYFVSYYDYYQPEAYVPQTDTYIEKDSSINEDVERLRHSATSNLLSRRDCVVVSSVSCIYGLGTPQSYLDRSIPLEVGGEIDRDMLLRALVDVQYTRNDIAFARGTFRVRGDTVEVIPAYEELAVRVELFGDEIERLYYLHPLTGEIVREVDEVRIFPATHYVAGPERMEKAIRGIEGELEEQLAKLEKQNKLLEAQRLRMRTQYDVEMMRQVGFCSGIENYSRHIDGREAGTAPATLLDYFPDDFLLVIDESHQTVPQVGGMYEGDMSRKRTLVEHGFRLPSAMDNRPLTWEEFADRIGQTVYLSATPGPYEMGRAGGEFVEQVIRPTGLVDPEVVVKPTEGQIDDLVGEIRDRAERDERVLVTTLTKKMAEDLTDYFLELGVRVRYLHSEVDTLRRVELLRQLRLGEFDVLVGINLLREGLDLPEVSLVAILDADKEGFLRSGTSLVQTIGRAARNVSGQVHMYADKITDSMQHAIDETNRRRAKQIAYNTERGIDPQPLRKKIADILDRVYTESEDTEESVAVGGSGRNSSRGKKPSGEAVASSGVLEGRDTSSMPRAELADLVQQLNDQMMNAARELQFELAARLRDEIHDLKKELRGMDAAGIK from the coding sequence GTGGCTTTCGCGACTGAGTACCCGACCCCGGCCGACACCACCTTCCGGCCGGTCAGCGACATCCCGCGCACCGGTGGCCGCTTCCGCATGGTCAGCGACTACGACCCGTCCGGCGACCAGCCGGCGGCGATCGACGACCTGGAACGGCGGATCAAGGCCAGCGAGGCGAACGTGGTGCTGCTGGGCGCGACGGGTACCGGCAAGTCGGCGACCACGGCGTGGCTCATCGAGCGGTTGCAGCGGCCCACGCTGGTGCTGGAGCCGAACAAGACGCTCGCGGCGCAGATGGCGAACGAGATGCGGGAGTTCTTCCCGGACAACGCCGTCGAGTACTTCGTCAGCTACTACGACTACTACCAGCCGGAGGCGTACGTCCCGCAGACCGACACCTACATCGAGAAGGACTCGTCGATCAACGAGGACGTGGAGCGGCTGCGGCACTCGGCGACCTCGAACCTGCTGAGCAGGCGGGACTGCGTGGTCGTGTCCTCGGTGTCGTGCATCTACGGCCTGGGCACGCCGCAGTCGTACCTGGACCGGTCGATCCCGCTGGAGGTCGGCGGGGAGATCGACCGGGACATGCTGCTGCGCGCGCTGGTGGACGTGCAGTACACCCGCAACGACATCGCGTTCGCGCGCGGCACGTTCCGGGTGCGTGGCGACACGGTCGAGGTGATCCCGGCGTACGAGGAGCTGGCGGTGCGCGTCGAGCTGTTCGGCGACGAGATCGAACGGCTCTACTACCTGCACCCGCTGACCGGCGAGATCGTCCGCGAGGTCGACGAGGTGCGGATCTTCCCGGCGACCCACTACGTGGCGGGGCCGGAGCGGATGGAGAAGGCGATCCGCGGCATCGAGGGCGAGTTGGAGGAGCAGCTGGCGAAGCTGGAGAAGCAGAACAAGCTGCTCGAAGCCCAGCGGCTGCGGATGCGCACCCAGTACGACGTCGAGATGATGCGCCAGGTCGGCTTCTGCTCCGGCATCGAGAACTACTCGCGGCACATCGACGGCCGCGAGGCGGGCACGGCGCCCGCGACGCTGCTGGACTACTTCCCGGACGACTTCCTGCTGGTCATCGACGAGTCGCACCAGACGGTGCCGCAGGTCGGCGGCATGTACGAGGGCGACATGTCCCGCAAGCGCACCCTGGTCGAGCACGGCTTCCGGCTGCCCAGCGCGATGGACAACCGGCCGTTGACCTGGGAGGAGTTCGCCGACCGCATCGGGCAGACGGTGTACCTGTCGGCGACGCCCGGCCCGTACGAGATGGGGCGGGCCGGTGGCGAGTTCGTCGAGCAGGTGATCCGCCCGACCGGACTGGTCGACCCGGAGGTGGTGGTGAAGCCGACCGAGGGCCAGATCGACGACCTGGTCGGCGAGATCCGGGACCGCGCCGAGCGCGACGAGCGGGTGCTGGTCACGACGCTGACGAAGAAGATGGCCGAGGACCTCACCGACTACTTCCTGGAGCTCGGCGTGCGGGTGCGCTACCTGCACTCGGAGGTGGACACGCTGCGGCGGGTGGAGCTGCTGCGGCAGCTGCGGCTCGGCGAGTTCGACGTGCTGGTCGGCATCAACCTGCTGCGGGAGGGCCTGGACCTGCCGGAGGTGTCGCTGGTGGCGATCCTGGACGCCGACAAGGAGGGCTTCCTGCGCTCCGGGACGAGCCTGGTGCAGACGATCGGGCGCGCGGCGCGCAACGTCTCCGGCCAGGTGCACATGTACGCGGACAAGATCACCGATTCGATGCAGCACGCCATCGACGAGACGAACCGGCGCCGCGCCAAGCAGATCGCCTACAACACCGAGCGCGGCATCGATCCGCAGCCGCTGCGCAAGAAGATCGCCGACATCCTGGACCGCGTCTACACCGAGTCGGAGGACACCGAGGAGTCGGTGGCGGTCGGCGGTTCCGGCCGCAACTCCTCGCGCGGCAAGAAGCCCAGCGGTGAGGCGGTGGCCTCGTCCGGGGTGCTGGAGGGCCGCGACACGAGCTCGATGCCGCGGGCGGAGCTGGCGGACCTGGTGCAGCAGCTCAACGACCAGATGATGAACGCGGCGCGGGAGCTGCAGTTCGAGTTGGCCGCGCGGCTGCGGGACGAGATCCACGACCTGAAGAAGGAGCTGCGCGGCATGGACGCCGCGGGGATCAAGTAG
- a CDS encoding YhgE/Pip domain-containing protein has translation MTTFRLALTELRRLTSGKLPRLALVAITLVPLLYGAMYLYANWDPYNRLGDVPAAVVIDDAGATREDGSRLDAGDKVYDELEDSGSFDWQRTGAEDAEQGVAQGRYTFALVVPRDFSAALMSPGDFEPRQAQLRLVTNDTNNYLISTIADKVAGEVRKAVAADAGTEAADQLLLGYGTVHDKTLEAADGAGKLADGAGRLQDGLGTAEEGTGQLSSGAHQLLDGQRQLLDGSGRLADGTGRLADGAQQLRGGLQQLQERTAPLPEQSAKLADGAEQVAQGNEKLADTAGRLGDVSQGFVDDLEQTKSRIAEQLRATGADEQTVQRVLAHLDELNQPITDANDKVQAQIGQIDQLADGSRQVADGNRKLADSTPALTGAIGQLNDGAGTLVGGVGELDSGARQLHQGEQQAVTGTEQLTDGADRLADGSHQLADGSGQLVDGSHTLADELGKGAQDIPDLDDATREDTARTIGDPVAVNNDAQVKAATYGAGLAPFFMGLALWIGGFVLFLIMRPLSQRALASGVAPWKIAVGGWLPAGIVGIAQAVLLYLVVVFGVGVSPAHPWLTLGFLVLTSFAFTAVVHALNAAFGPKGKFIALIVLVLQLVTAGGTFPWQTIPAPLHPLHQVLPLSYVVTALRHLLYGGPGLEAAGTSALVLIAYLVAGLLLSTIAAWRQRVWTPGRLKPELSL, from the coding sequence ATGACCACGTTCCGCCTCGCCCTGACCGAACTGCGCAGGCTCACCTCCGGCAAGCTGCCGCGGCTCGCGCTGGTCGCCATCACGCTGGTTCCGCTGCTGTACGGGGCGATGTACCTGTACGCGAACTGGGACCCGTACAACCGGCTCGGCGACGTGCCCGCGGCCGTCGTCATCGACGACGCGGGCGCCACCCGGGAGGACGGCAGCAGGCTCGACGCCGGGGACAAGGTCTACGACGAGCTGGAGGACTCCGGCTCCTTCGACTGGCAGCGCACCGGCGCCGAGGACGCCGAGCAGGGCGTCGCCCAGGGCCGCTACACGTTCGCGCTCGTCGTGCCGCGCGACTTCTCCGCGGCGCTGATGTCGCCCGGCGACTTCGAACCCCGGCAGGCGCAGCTGCGGCTGGTCACCAACGACACCAACAACTACTTGATCTCCACGATCGCCGACAAGGTCGCAGGCGAGGTGCGCAAGGCCGTCGCCGCCGACGCGGGCACCGAAGCCGCCGACCAGCTGCTGCTCGGCTACGGCACGGTGCACGACAAGACGCTGGAGGCCGCCGACGGCGCGGGGAAGCTCGCCGACGGCGCCGGGCGGCTGCAGGACGGGCTCGGCACCGCGGAGGAAGGCACCGGGCAGCTGTCCTCCGGCGCGCACCAGCTGCTCGACGGGCAGCGGCAGCTGCTGGACGGCTCCGGCAGGCTCGCCGACGGGACCGGGCGGCTCGCTGACGGCGCCCAGCAGCTGCGCGGCGGACTCCAGCAGCTGCAGGAGCGCACCGCACCGCTGCCCGAGCAGTCCGCGAAGCTCGCCGACGGCGCCGAGCAGGTCGCCCAGGGCAACGAGAAGCTCGCCGACACCGCGGGCAGGCTCGGCGACGTCTCGCAGGGCTTCGTCGACGACCTGGAGCAGACCAAGAGCCGCATCGCCGAGCAGCTGCGCGCCACCGGCGCCGACGAGCAGACCGTGCAGCGCGTGCTCGCCCACCTCGACGAGCTGAACCAGCCCATCACCGACGCCAACGACAAGGTGCAGGCCCAGATCGGGCAGATCGACCAGCTCGCCGACGGATCGCGGCAGGTCGCCGACGGGAACCGGAAGCTCGCCGACTCCACGCCCGCGCTGACCGGTGCCATCGGCCAGCTCAACGACGGCGCGGGCACCCTCGTCGGCGGCGTCGGCGAACTCGACTCCGGCGCCCGGCAGCTGCACCAGGGCGAGCAGCAGGCCGTCACCGGCACCGAGCAGCTCACCGACGGCGCCGACCGGCTCGCCGACGGCTCGCACCAGCTCGCCGACGGTTCCGGGCAGCTCGTCGACGGATCGCACACCCTGGCCGACGAGCTCGGCAAGGGCGCGCAGGACATCCCCGACCTGGACGACGCCACCAGGGAGGACACCGCGCGCACCATCGGCGATCCGGTGGCGGTGAACAACGACGCGCAGGTCAAGGCCGCCACCTACGGCGCGGGGCTCGCCCCGTTCTTCATGGGGCTCGCGCTGTGGATCGGCGGGTTCGTGCTGTTCCTGATCATGCGGCCGCTGTCCCAGCGCGCGCTGGCCTCCGGGGTGGCGCCGTGGAAGATCGCGGTCGGCGGGTGGCTGCCCGCCGGGATCGTGGGCATCGCGCAGGCCGTGCTGCTGTACCTGGTCGTGGTGTTCGGCGTCGGGGTGAGCCCGGCGCACCCGTGGCTGACGCTCGGGTTCCTGGTGCTGACCTCGTTCGCGTTCACCGCCGTGGTGCACGCCCTGAACGCGGCGTTCGGGCCGAAGGGCAAGTTCATCGCGCTGATCGTGCTGGTGCTGCAGCTGGTCACCGCGGGCGGCACGTTCCCGTGGCAGACGATCCCGGCGCCGCTGCACCCGCTGCACCAGGTGCTGCCGCTGAGCTACGTGGTCACCGCGCTGCGGCACCTGCTCTACGGCGGGCCGGGCCTGGAGGCCGCGGGCACGTCCGCGCTGGTGCTGATCGCCTACCTGGTGGCGGGGCTGCTGCTGAGCACGATCGCCGCCTGGCGGCAGCGGGTGTGGACGCCCGGCCGGCTGAAGCCGGAGCTGTCGTTGTGA